Proteins from a genomic interval of Arvicola amphibius chromosome 10, mArvAmp1.2, whole genome shotgun sequence:
- the Tpst2 gene encoding protein-tyrosine sulfotransferase 2 → MRRAPCLGLRPWLGMRLSVRKVLLAAGCALALVLALHLGQQVLECRAVLGGMRSPRRMRPEQEELVMLGANQVEYRYGKAMPLIFVGGVPRSGTTLMRAMLDAHPEVRCGEETRIIPRVLAMRQAWSKSGREKLRLDEAGVTDEVLDAAMQAFILEVIAKHGEPARVLCNKDPFTLKSSVYLARLFPNSKFLLMVRDGRASVHSMITRKVTIAGFDLSSYRDCLTKWNKAIEVMYAQCMEVGRDKCLPVYYEQLVLHPRRSLKRILDFLGITWSDTVLHHEDLIGKPGGVSLSKIERSTDQVIKPVNLEALSKWTGHIPGDVVRDMAQIAPMLARLGYDPYANPPNYGNPDPIVINNTHRVLKGDYKTPANLKGYFQVNQNSTSSHLGSS, encoded by the exons ATGAGGCGGGCCCCCTGCCTGGGCCTGCGCCCCTGGCTGGGCATGCGCCTGTCGGTGCGTAAGGtgttgctggctgctggctgtgcACTGGCCCTGGTGCTGGCCCTGCATCTTGGGCAGCAAGTGTTAGAGTGCCGGGCAGTGCTCGGGGGCATGCGGAGCCCAAGGAGGATGCGGCCAGAGCAGGAGGAACTGGTGATGCTTGGTGCCAACCAGGTGGAGTACCGCTATGGCAAGGCCATGCCGCTCATCTTTGTGGGTGGCGTACCTCGCAGCGGCACCACCCTCATGCGCGCCATGCTGGACGCGCACCCTGAGGTGCGCTGTGGGGAAGAGACGCGCATCATTCCTCGTGTGCTGGCCATGCGGCAGGCCTGGTCAAAGTCTGGCCGGGAGAAGCTGAGACTGGACGAAGCAGGTGTGACAGACGAGGTGCTGGATGCCGCCATGCAGGCCTTCATCCTGGAGGTGATTGCCAAGCATGGCGAGCCAGCACGTGTGCTGTGTAACAAGGACCCCTTCACGCTCAAGTCCTCTGTCTACTTGGCACGCCTGTTCCCCAACTCCAAATTTCTGCTAATGGTCCGCGATGGCCGGGCCTCCGTGCACTCCATGATCACTCGCAAGGTCACCATTGCAGGCTTTGACCTCAGCAGCTACCGAGACTGTCTTACAAAGTGGAACAAGGCCATCGAGGTGATGTACGCACAGTGCATGGAGGTGGGCAGGGACAAGTGCCTGCCTGTGTACTATGAGCAGTTGGTGCTGCACCCCCGGCGCTCACTCAAGCGCATCCTAGACTTCCTGGGCATCACCTGGAGTGACACAGTCCTGCACCATGAGGACCTCATTGGCAAGCCTGGGGGCGTCTCCTTGTCCAA GATTGAGCGGTCCACGGACCAGGTCATCAAACCCGTGAACTTGGAAGCACTCTCCAAGTGGACTGGCCACATCCCTGGAGACGTGGTGAGGGATATGGCCCAGATTGCCCCCATGCTGGCTCGGCTTGGCTATGACCCATATGCAAACCCGCCCAACTATGGGAACCCCGACCCAATTGTCATCAACAACACACACCGG GTCTTGAAAGGAGATTATAAAACGCCAGCCAATCTGAAAGGATATTTTCAG GTGAACCAGAACAGCACCTCCTCGCACCTGGGAAGTTCGTGA